A window of the Gossypium hirsutum isolate 1008001.06 chromosome A05, Gossypium_hirsutum_v2.1, whole genome shotgun sequence genome harbors these coding sequences:
- the LOC107961463 gene encoding protein CREG1 yields MKSKCFYCFLFLIFLGLQDCCEGRLLLASPKPDRDNAAGYARWLVSQGSWGILSTISMELGGSPFGNVVSFSDGVVDKSTGIPYFYLTTLDPTARNALKDHRSSLTISEYPLGTCGNADPENPVCAKITLTGKLVLLDANSKETKFAQTALFTKHPEMKGWPKSHNFRIFKLKIENIFMINWFGGPKPLTVAQYLKYKI; encoded by the exons ATGAAAAGTAAATGCTTTTACTGTTTCTTGTTCTTGATTTTTCTGGGTCTTCAAGATTGTTGTGAGGGAAGGTTGTTGTTAGCTTCACCAAAACCTGACAGAGATAATGCTGCTGGTTATGCTCGTTGGTTGGTCTCCCAGGGTAGCTGGGGGATTTTAAG TACAATATCAATGGAATTGGGAGGATCACCATTTGG GAATGTTGTTTCATTTAGCGATGGGGTAGTGGACAAAAGCACTGGCATCCCCTATTTCTACCTGACAACCCTTGATCCCACCGCAAGAAATGCATTGAAAGACCACCGGTCCTCCCTCACAATCAGTGAGTATCCGCTCGGAACTTGTGGAAATGCGGATCCAGAGAACCCTGTTTGTGCAAAAATCACACTCACAGGAAAG TTGGTACTGCTTGATGCAAACTCCAAAGAGACGAAATTTGCTCAAACTGCCTTGTTCACAAAGCATCCAGAGATGAAAG GGTGGCCTAAGAGTCATAACTTCCGGATCTTCAAACTTAAGATCGAAAACATATTCATGATTAACTGGTTTGGCGGCCCTAAACCTCTCACTGTTGCTCAATACCTCAAATACAAAATCTGA